The Benincasa hispida cultivar B227 chromosome 11, ASM972705v1, whole genome shotgun sequence genome has a segment encoding these proteins:
- the LOC120091243 gene encoding amino acid transporter AVT1J-like isoform X2: MDDDSVHHVLSGHLLAPLLNNGDKQNDVEQQRTTAANGGGATSFIKACFNGLNALSGVGILSVPYALASGGWLSLILLFVIALATFYTGLLIQRCMDAKSDIRTYPEVGELAFGNNGKIIVSVFMYVELYLVATGFLILEGDNLNNMFPNIGFELLGFRVAGQAFFVLVVALIILPSVWLDNMSLLSFVSASGVLASVAIIGSVFWCGAFDGIGFQHKGTTLINWKGIPNSISLFAFCYCAHPVFPTLYSSMNNKRQFSNVLIFCFIVCTLCYASMAVMGYAMFGSDIQSQITLNLPTGKLSSLVAIYTTLVNPICKYALMTLPIVTAIKNRFPLNYNTKPLTMLISTSVLVSNVIVALAIPFFGSLMSLVGAFLSVTASIILPCVCYLKISESYKRPFGFETVIIGSIILIGVVVAVVGTYVALVDIVGQI; encoded by the exons ATGGATGATGATTCCGTTCATCACGTATTATCAGGCCACCTCCTTGCGCCGCTTCTTAATAATGGAGACAAGCAGAACGACGTCGAACAGCAACGAACCACCGCCGCCAATGGCGGTGGCGCCACCTCCTTTATCAAAGCCTGCTTCAATGGACTCAACGCTCTTTCAG GAGTTGGAATTCTATCCGTTCCCTACGCCCTCGCGTCGGGCGGATGGCTAAGCCTAATACTCCTATTTGTCATCGCCCTGGCGACGTTCTACACCGGGCTGCTAATCCAACGATGCATGGATGCAAAATCTGATATAAGAACCTATCCAGAGGTTGGAGAGCTTGCATTTGGAAACAATGGGAAGATAATAGTATCAGTTTTCATGTATGTGGAGCTGTACTTGGTTGCCACAGGATTTCTAATTCTTGAAGGCGATAACTTGAACAACATGTTCCCCAACATCGGGTTCGAACTGCTTGGCTTTAGAGTCGCGGGCCAAGCATTCTTTGTTTTGGTCGTTGCCCTCATTATCTTGCCGTCAGTTTGGCTTGACAACATGAGTCTTCTCTCTTTCGTGTCGGCGAGCGGGGTTCTCGCGTCGGTTGCCATCATCGGGTCCGTTTTCTGGTGTGGTGCCTTTGATGGAATTGGATTCCAACACAAAGGAACAACTCTCATAAACTGGAAAGGGATTCCAAATTCCATCAGCTTATTTGCGTTTTGTTACTGTGCACATCCGGTTTTCCCAACCTTGTACAGTTCCATGAACAACAAACGACAATTCTCCAAT GTTCTAATTTTCTGCTTCATCGTTTGCACATTATGTTATGCCTCCATGGCTGTAATGGGATACGCAATGTTTGGCTCAGACATTCAATCACAAATAACCTTAAATCTTCCAACAGGAAAACTCAGCTCATTGGTTGCAATCTACACAACATTAGTAAACCCCATTTGTAAATATGCATTAATGACTCTTCCAATTGTCACTGCCATTAAGAATCGTTTTCCACTGAACTACAACACAAAGCCCTTGACTATGTTAATTAGTACCAGCGTGTTAGTCAGCAATGTCATTGTAGCTCTGGCAATTCCCTTTTTCGGGTCTTTGATGTCGCTCGTCGGAGCATTTCTAAGTGTTACCGCTTCGATTATACTTCCGTGTGTGTGTTACTTGAAGATTTCGGAAAGTTACAAGAGGCCGTTCGGATTCGAGACAGTGATAATAGGTAGTATCATATTAATAGGTGTTGTTGTGGCCGTAGTTGGCACATATGTAGCTCTTGTAGATATTGTAGGACAgatataa
- the LOC120091243 gene encoding amino acid transporter AVT1I-like isoform X1: MKVKMFIDSFLRVPLLVGEKFESEISTLEKVESNNIQNSCNSQNTSFLQTSFNLLNTLSGVGILSVPYALASGGWLSLILLFVIALATFYTGLLIQRCMDAKSDIRTYPEVGELAFGNNGKIIVSVFMYVELYLVATGFLILEGDNLNNMFPNIGFELLGFRVAGQAFFVLVVALIILPSVWLDNMSLLSFVSASGVLASVAIIGSVFWCGAFDGIGFQHKGTTLINWKGIPNSISLFAFCYCAHPVFPTLYSSMNNKRQFSNVLIFCFIVCTLCYASMAVMGYAMFGSDIQSQITLNLPTGKLSSLVAIYTTLVNPICKYALMTLPIVTAIKNRFPLNYNTKPLTMLISTSVLVSNVIVALAIPFFGSLMSLVGAFLSVTASIILPCVCYLKISESYKRPFGFETVIIGSIILIGVVVAVVGTYVALVDIVGQI, translated from the exons ATGAAGGTGAAGATGTTCATAGATTCATTTTTGAGGGTACCTCTCTTGGTTGGAGAAAAGTTTGAGAGTGAAATATCGACTTTGGAGAAAGTTGAAtcaaataatattcaaaattcttgcaattcccAAAACACATCCTTTTTACAAACATCTTTCAACCTCCTCAATACTCTATCAG GAGTTGGAATTCTATCCGTTCCCTACGCCCTCGCGTCGGGCGGATGGCTAAGCCTAATACTCCTATTTGTCATCGCCCTGGCGACGTTCTACACCGGGCTGCTAATCCAACGATGCATGGATGCAAAATCTGATATAAGAACCTATCCAGAGGTTGGAGAGCTTGCATTTGGAAACAATGGGAAGATAATAGTATCAGTTTTCATGTATGTGGAGCTGTACTTGGTTGCCACAGGATTTCTAATTCTTGAAGGCGATAACTTGAACAACATGTTCCCCAACATCGGGTTCGAACTGCTTGGCTTTAGAGTCGCGGGCCAAGCATTCTTTGTTTTGGTCGTTGCCCTCATTATCTTGCCGTCAGTTTGGCTTGACAACATGAGTCTTCTCTCTTTCGTGTCGGCGAGCGGGGTTCTCGCGTCGGTTGCCATCATCGGGTCCGTTTTCTGGTGTGGTGCCTTTGATGGAATTGGATTCCAACACAAAGGAACAACTCTCATAAACTGGAAAGGGATTCCAAATTCCATCAGCTTATTTGCGTTTTGTTACTGTGCACATCCGGTTTTCCCAACCTTGTACAGTTCCATGAACAACAAACGACAATTCTCCAAT GTTCTAATTTTCTGCTTCATCGTTTGCACATTATGTTATGCCTCCATGGCTGTAATGGGATACGCAATGTTTGGCTCAGACATTCAATCACAAATAACCTTAAATCTTCCAACAGGAAAACTCAGCTCATTGGTTGCAATCTACACAACATTAGTAAACCCCATTTGTAAATATGCATTAATGACTCTTCCAATTGTCACTGCCATTAAGAATCGTTTTCCACTGAACTACAACACAAAGCCCTTGACTATGTTAATTAGTACCAGCGTGTTAGTCAGCAATGTCATTGTAGCTCTGGCAATTCCCTTTTTCGGGTCTTTGATGTCGCTCGTCGGAGCATTTCTAAGTGTTACCGCTTCGATTATACTTCCGTGTGTGTGTTACTTGAAGATTTCGGAAAGTTACAAGAGGCCGTTCGGATTCGAGACAGTGATAATAGGTAGTATCATATTAATAGGTGTTGTTGTGGCCGTAGTTGGCACATATGTAGCTCTTGTAGATATTGTAGGACAgatataa